Below is a genomic region from Helianthus annuus cultivar XRQ/B chromosome 2, HanXRQr2.0-SUNRISE, whole genome shotgun sequence.
TTTTATATGTTTACTCATGATTACCCACGATTATGTTGTTCCCCAGTAGATATAtcataaaaattaaatttaacatgtttaaaatttatttttatgatATAAACATATCTAGAAGCTATTCCAATAAAAGAatcatttttgtattttttaagcTTTTCAACtgtttttaagcatttttttagtttttgacattttttttatttaaaagccTTCTGCATACAAAAGCtccgatttaaaaaaaaaaataatttccaacatgttaaattgaattttttatgatatatttaaaTGTTAAATGTACTGTTTCTCGGTTCCCCGTTAAACTCAACctaacccatatatatatatatatacactagtgtatttcaacatcaaatcttggccattgatctacacacgtgtatggtcaggattagttcactcagttcgcaagctacactagtattcactcttgaacctaatcctatatatatatatatatatatatatatatagagagagagagagagagagagagaaggaggttATAATGAGAATGCAAATATTTCATGCTAACTTGGTAAAAAacatttaaaatttattttttttacacctatcattattattattattcaattaCATAAATTTACACGTTTATATTTACATGTATTCATAAATAAAAAacacacatgtgtaagtttgtcattTTTTACACATGTGCAAATTTGTTTTATTCACGTAATATAAAAAATTGTTAAAAGTGATTTTGAAAACAAAGATAAATTAATTAAAGAGTATTTTTTTAATGTCGTATTTTAGTTATCATGAGCATAAGTTTAGAAGGAATATGCACTGCTCTATTAGCAGGTAGAAAAACTATTCAACAAAATCCTCAATGCAAAAATATTTACTTTTCTCGGAACTTACTTAAACCAATGTAATATTTAATCCATCTTGTGTATCTAAATGTATCCTTAAATACAATGCATTGGGTTTGGTCTTACACTTCTATTCACAAGATGAACATTCGAGATCGATAATGGCATCCAAAGGCGCAAAATAAGAAGAGTCACGGCCAAAGGTCTGTGCCAACACCACCCTTGAGAAACAAGTCTTTAGGCCACCGAATAGTAGTTGATAGTCTCTAAAGCAAAGAGTATCGAGAATTTGTTTTTAAGAAGCAAATATCCCATCCAAGCATCAACCCAATAAGTAAACGATTCGCCATTTCCAATATATTTTGATATGGTCAACTACGGGATAACACCAATATTGTTTAAGTTCGCATTTAACTTCAGCATTCAACTCCAGGTAGAGGGTCCGAAATCATAGCCATCATCATGATCCGCAATCCCCGCCCTGGCTACCTCACCATGAATCGACTCCATAGCTCTCACCCACACACTATCTCTCTCGTTCGCGAATCTTTAAATTCTTTAAGCCTTGTATAACAAAGAGTAGAAACATTATACACGTAAACGTGATTCTCGCTATCTCTTTAAGTTACATTCATCAAAAGAGAAATTATAAAACTACAAGGAAAATATAGGTTATTTGGTTTTAATTGATTTATGATTACATAATAAGGGGTTGCTTAACATACAATTCGTCTTAACGTACGATGCGTACGTTGTGAAAATATAACATGTGGAATTGAAGTCATAACATGCGGATTTTAACGTACAAACTGGGAAGACTACCAAACCCGGAAGATTTATCATGCGGCTTCACAAACCCGGACAACCTATAACATGCGGATTCACAAAATCGGAAAATATAAAATGCATATTTCCTAAACTCGGAAAATATAACATGCTACTTCACAAACCCGGACACCTATAACATACGGCTTAACAAACTCGGAAAAATATAACATACTGAATACTCATCGCGTACACTCGTACGTTAAAACcaattgtattttacactttctctACATAATAAAATATCTAAAGAATAAATATATAATAAGTTAAATATCCAAAACCATCAACGTAAAACTTAACTAAAATTGTTATGTCACCCACATAAAGCGTCACGTTACCATGTAAACTTTATGTcatcatttttatcattttatgAGATTTCGAAGCCGTAATGCCATGGTCCCTTTTGAATGGGAAGAAATCATATAACATAAGATTAGTAAACCAAGGTGCGTGTCTAGATTACTGTTCAAGGAACAATACATGATTATAGTTGTTTTTGAACATATTTTATTTTTGCTTATATCTTAGATACTGCATTTTATAAAATTCTAGATATAAATCTTAAGTTCTTATTATTATCTAGATAAAAATCTCAAGCCTGAGTTATAAATAATAATGTGCAAATGATCAAATAACAAATGTATGTACATGTCATTAAAGTTGTCTCGCGATTTAGATTTTCTATATAAAGCTACATCGTTTATCCTTTTCGTTATTATAGAAATATGATATAATGTCTTATAAAATTTCACATATACTGTTACAACATATTTATTTTAACTACAGTTCGATAAAAGTTATATTTGGCCAAGTAAAGATATAGTTGATTTTTTGGTTCTTTACTGTGACGAACCGAATCGATGCCATTCGAACGTCGCCACCGCTATCGTATTCATTTTTATGGGTTTCTCGATGTGACGGTTTATAAAATTCATCGGAACTCGGTTATATTTGTAATAGATTTTTTTTCGGATCGTATCTATGGCGAGTATCGGCAACCGAACCTTTACTTCCCAAACAACATCATTAGTGGTGCCGGTATTCCTTTTTGTGGATTTTGATCAATCTAAAAATGTGTCGATATTCTTTTGGGCATGTCTCTTTCGGTTGCTATACCAATTGTCCATATCATACCGTTACTGTAACGAACCCAACCGATACCAACCCCTAACTATTTACAATTTGGGGTAAATAACATGAAATACAATATGAATTGGTTTGCCATATATAATCCATTCAATAAACTTGTCATGTTCACGTTATCgtggttaattttttttaacggtcAACAGAATCAATCTtaagcactctcggggcacccattAGATCAAaaggagtactccgagagtaaccctaGACTACTACCAATTCTGGTGAAAACCCGGAAACCCACCCACCCATAGgtacgacagtgaaattaccggcaaactccgtttggctcaaggatcgaacccaaGTGTCcatgggtctcctatcattgtccaccagtgcctcactctgcaccaagtgagagttgaacctgcatctcccaagagaaatgcaagccttccaccatttgatctagagatcattggctttATCATAGTTAATTAACGCGTGATGTTGAGGTTGACATGTATAACATATTTAATTAAACATGCTAATCCACCTAACGTATTTATAGCCAATTTAACTCATTTACTACACCATGTCAACCCATTTAACAGTTTTTTCTTTATTAACCCTTaacccattttttttttttttttttgaaaggagaacttcattaaaacacaaccgAACCCGAAAACCGGGACGGACAAAAACAACAACTTACAaatttacaaatttacaccagtcCCTCCATTCAAAAACCCCTTTTTTCGCTCTGTGTTTAAACCAAAAAAAACTAAGAATTCTAACTTCGCGAAAAACCTCATCTACGCTAGGCCTAACACCGTTAAACCTAAGCTTGTTTCTCGCCTTCCAAAGCTGCCAACACGCAATCAACAACACACCATGCAGAGCGTCACGTTCTGCCTGACCTTTGTTACCCACATTATGCATTTCAATAAGATCTCTAAACGAAAAAACGAAGAACCTCGGGATACGACACCAAAAACTGATTTTCTCCCACACACCCAATGCAAGCGGACAAGCAGTGAAAATGTGAGTGACCGAATCGGTATACCCGTGACAAAAGTTGCACATGTCGTCCAAAACCACCACACCCCGTTTACCGAGCGCCTCGACCGTTGGGATTCTATCCATATCCGCTTGTCATGCAAAAATATTACATTTTTTGGGAATCCACTTACACCACCTCATGACGAAATTGTTACTGTAATCACGTGAGGAAGCGATGTGACGCTTGACAGCCGCAACCGAGAAACACTTCGCTCCCGAACCCAGCCAGGACCATTTGTCCTCACCCGAGGACAGCCTAACCGAGCCCAAAGCAGCATCCAAAGCAAGCCGATCGGACAACTCCTCGCTTGTCGCCGGGTCGTGTCTCCAAAGCCATAAACCATCTCCCTCGAGACGGTCCCGAACGCTGCAAGATTTCACCATTTCGAGACCGAACAACGCTGGGAATTTCTCTTTCAACGGAACATCAAACAACCACGGGTCTAACCAAAATAAAATCTTGTCTCCGTTCCTAACCTCTCCTTTACACAGATTCCGCATCGGAGTGTTCCCAAACAGAGGACGATTGATAGCCGAAACTATGTTGCACCAAACCCCGCCGAAAACTTTCTTGGAGGGGAGGAAATCCCAAGCCGACCCGCCCACATGAATAGCATTAATCACCCTCGCCCACAGCCTTTCCTGCTCGTTTTTGAATCTCCATCCCCATTTGGTTAATAAAGCAATGTTCACATCCTTGAGCCGTTGAAGCCCTAACCCACCCATATTAACCGGAGAGGCCACTCTATCCCACGCGACCCAATGAACCTTTTTCACCTCCGTCGACCCTCCCCAAAGAAACTTTCTAATCAGGGCCTCCAAATCATGCACGACCTTAACCGGGGCACGGTATAATGAAAAATAGTAATTGGGGAGACTTTCGAGGACCGAGCGGATCAAAGTAACCCTGCCACCAATCGAAAGTAACGAAGCTTTCCAAAGAGAGAGGCGTTTTTCAAGCACGTCGAAAACCGGTCTCCAGTTGTCAATCCTGTTCATATTAGCCCCCACGGTTAAACCAAGAAACTTGAACGGGAATGCGGCCACATTGCAACCAACAACATCCGCCATGGCGTTAACCTCGATGGGCAACATCCCAACCCCGAACAAACTTGACTTAGAAAGATTGATCCTTAGCCCAGAACACAGGTGGAAACACCGCAATATTCTAACCACATTATGAATATTTTCCTCTGTCCAATCTCCCAGAATAATCGCGTCGTCCGCATATAGCAAATGAGAAACAACTGGACCCCCGTTAGGGAGAGAAATGCCCTGAACTATCTCCAAATCACAAGCTTTCTTAAACATGCACGAAAGAGCTTCCATGGCGATAACAAAAAGGAATGGGGATAGCGGATCACCTTGGCGCATACCTTTAAAGCATTGAAACTCAAACGTAGGGGAACCATTAACCAAAACCGATGCCCTTGCCGACGACAAAATGCCCCTGATCCAAGAGCGCCACCTAGCCGAAAAGCCCATCTGACTGAGGATATCAAGCACGAAGTTCCAGTTGATGTTGTCGTAAGCCTTCTCGAAGTCGATCTTGAGAACGAAAATCCTTTTCTTTACCTTCTTAGTCCAGTTTAGGATCTCATTAACAATTAAAGGCCCATCTAAAATGAGTCTCCCACTAATAAAGGCAGACTAGGAGAACGAGACGATCGAATCAAGAACACTTTTGAGTCTATTTGCCAAGATTTTTGAGATCACCTTATTAATGACCCCCACCAAGCTTATGGGACGAAAATCTTTAAGATCGATCGGATCAATAACCTTAGGGATTAAGGCGATGAAAGAGGACCCGCAACCCATGCTAATCCTCCCGTTGACGTAAAAATCCTCCAAAATGCTGATGAAATCAGACTCCAGCAGAGGCCAAAAACGTTTCACGAAACCAAAATTAACCCCGTCAGGGCCCGGGGCCTTATCGTCTCCGCAACCGAAAACAGCAGCCTTAATTTCCTCCTTACTAAACCGCAAATCAAGCATAGCGGCGTCTGAGTCCGAGATCCTTTTCATATCGGCACAAATCAAACGGGGGCGGACCCCCTCTTCTTCAACGAATTTCGACCTGAAATACCTAAAAACCTCCTTTTTGACAAGCGAGGGTTTGGAAACCCAAGACCCGCCAATCTCCAAACCGTGCAGGGAGTTAGAAGCTTTCCTGCAATTCACCGATGCATGAAAGAATTTAGTATTTTCGTCACCATCTTTGGCCCATTTAATCCTAGATCTTTGTCTAAGATCACTGCTTTTCCGCTCCGCTTCATCTATAAGAACCTTCTTACAAACTAAAAACGACCATTCCTCAGCTTCCGTAAGATCCCTGACTTCCATAGCAGCCTGAAAATCCTCGAGCTCCGAAAGAGCCGAGTTGACCTCTTCTGAACTCTTGATAATCATGTCGTTCCTCCAGATTTTAAGCTCAGCTCTAAGCTCGCTAAGTTTACGCATAAGGCAAACGTCTGGGGGGCCGAAGTGACCGAAATCCTTACTCAATATCGACGTAACAGTATCGATGAAACCCGGTTTATCGTACCACGAGTCGAAAATCCTAAAAGGCCTAGGCCCAAAGTTCTCCAGCTCAGTCTTTAGGATAATCGGGCAATGGTCCGAAAGGAACGAGGACACCGCAACAACCCTAGCCTCCGGCCACGAATTAAGGAAATCCAAATTCACGAGAAACCGGTCGAGTTTGCTCATTTTCTTCCCATCAGCCGAGGTGTAGGTAAACTTCCTACCTTCCATATTGTACTCCAGCAGGCCCGCGTTGAAAATGAAATCATTGAAATTGTTGGCACACGACTGTTTAAAATTGCAATTCTTCCTTTCCTCGCGGAACCGAACCGCGTTAAAATCACCGGAAACCACCCAAAGACCATCATGATCAGCTAAAACCTGTTGCAATTCGTCCCACAAAAATTTTTTGGCCGACACGCTCTGAGGAGCGTAAACATTGAGCACGTTAAGAATAATTCCACTCCCCGTAAGTTTACCCCTGACAAGAAGGAAGTGTCTGTTCTTCACAACACTCGTCGAACTGAAGGCAACCAAATCCCAAATACAAACCAACCCTCCTGACAAACCGACAGACTCGACAAACTCGAACC
It encodes:
- the LOC110899632 gene encoding uncharacterized protein LOC110899632; the protein is MDRIPTVEALGKRGVVVLDDMCNFCHGYTDSVTHIFTACPLALGVWEKISFWCRIPRFFVFSFRDLIEMHNVGNKGQAERDALHGVLLIACWQLWKARNKLRFNGVRPSVDEVFREVRILSFFWFKHRAKKGVFEWRDWCKFVNL